The Temnothorax longispinosus isolate EJ_2023e chromosome 12, Tlon_JGU_v1, whole genome shotgun sequence genome includes a window with the following:
- the LOC139822862 gene encoding pyroglutamyl-peptidase 1, translating into MLSCKMGADSKCILVTGFGPFAAHARNASWEAVEELQKLWTNSVEFPDVELVAEEVPVSYDYVSNRVPHLWKKHSPLIVLHVGVSHKADSLTIECHACSNGYKRFDIDNKYPDETNVECSVLETGIDVEKLCDSVNENSERSGCKACVSYDAGRYLCEYIFYQSLSVEPTKTLFVHVPDFDKYSSIQTANGLYDILCYLLRNLKSS; encoded by the exons ATGCTGAGTTGCAAAATGGGCGCCGATTCCAAATGTATCCTGGTGACCGGCTTCGGCCCGTTTGCCGCTCACGCGAGGAATGCCAGCTGGGAGGCGGTGGAGGAATTGCAGAAACTGTGGACGAACTCTGTGGAATTTCCCGACGTTGAACTGGTCGCGGAAGAAGTCCCCGTCTCGTACGATTACGTGTCCAACCGTGTCCCTCATCTCTGGAAGAAACACAGTCCATTG ATTGTTCTACACGTGGGTGTATCGCACAAAGCTGATTCTCTAACGATAGAGTGTCACGCCTGCAGCAACGGCTACAAGAGGTTCGacatagataataaatacCCTGATGAAACGAACGTCGAGTGCAGCGTCCTGGAAACTGGGATAGATGTCGAAAAACTTTGCGATAGTGTGAATGAAAACTCCGAAAGAAGTGGATGCAAAGCCTGCGTCTCGTACGATGCCGGCAGATATTTatgcgaatatatattttatcaatctcTTTCTGTTGAGCCGACAAAGACTCTGTTTGTGCATGTTCCAGACTTTGACAAGTACTCCAGTATACAAACTGCAAACGGTTTATACGAtattttgtgttatttattgAGAAATTTGAAATCCAGTTAA
- the Ints14 gene encoding integrator complex subunit 14, whose translation MPTVIALDVSLSMRRPVLTGGTNDNLQNEPLTRHHLAVHGINSLLHYLQVNSKLEFVSLIVFSSLYEIVCPFTRDYDSIRAKLQTIEEWDKTCIEGALHGVNNVIMAEWGNATACQVILITDGNPGIGQMSLGNSLSSLNVAQDTNPFPLPFPYPGKLSIVCIGSQQDPSLQIGLPLYQRLVDLAGGDSIVLVPDPPLSKYSVAACFQKLAEANYVSFQGYLKCGHLGSRILLSPAPMPYTKKTDFELTPGLAISKTIEICGFISVGDVGSPSSISRHLVLPLVTEKNSSMQGVSLEEDSDTDENGDEGKMPSFCVLLHGALKVENMAALCMLNNEWYGFIYSWADTKKKSNLMLTVLEPGSDVVPWLGNFSNLGPLDTVKSSPVSFPVRPAEKRSYTQNAPSWIRQVGLQSDIQKILRHARKLPDKTQNFYKEVNRLRRAAASIGFIELLEGLACILERECTLLPPNLNPDCTIQMGHVASMIRKPEFHELRYNIPPERTKFQPGS comes from the exons ATGCCTACGGTTATAGCGTTGGACGTCTCTCTCTCAATGAGGAGACCTGTATTGACAGGTGGGACGAATGACAATTTGCAAAATGAACCGTTGACACGGCATCACTTAGCGGTGCATGGGATAAACTCTCTATTACACTACTTGCAAGTTAACTCGAAACTAGAATTTGTGTCGCTG ATTGTATTCTCGTCGTTATACGAAATAGTTTGCCCGTTCACGCGCGATTATGACAGCATACGTGCAAAGTTGCAAACTATCGAGGAGTGGGACAAGACGTGCATCGAAGGAGCATTGCACGGGGTTAACAATGTAATTATGGCGGAATGGGGTAACGCCACTGCTTGCCAAGTGATATTAATTACGGATGGTAATCCTGGCATAGGACAAATGTCTTTAGGCAATTCTTTGAGTTCTTTGAATGTCGCACAAGACACAAATCCCTTTCCATTACCTTTTCCATACCCGGGGAAATTAAGTATAGTTTGCATCGGGTCGCAGCAGG ACCCTAGTTTGCAGATTGGTTTACCTCTCTATCAACGTTTAGTTGATCTAGCTGGTGGCGACAGTATTGTACTAGTTCCTGACCCACCGCTTAGCAAATACTCCGTCGCGGCTTGCTTCCAGAAGCTAGCTGAAGCGAATTATGTTTCCTTCCAAGGATACCTAAAGTGTGGCCATTTAGGCTCCCGCATTTTATTATCGCCAGCTCCCATG CCTTACACAAAGAAGACGGATTTCGAGTTAACCCCGGGCTTGGCAATATCAAAAACCATAGAAATATGTGGATTTATATCTGTAGGAGATGTTGGTAGCCCAAGTTCCATTTCTAGGCACTTAGTATTGCCATTGGTAACAGAGAAAAATTCAAGTATGCAAGGCGTATCATTAGAAGAGGATTCAGATACTGATGAAAACGGAGACGAGGGAAAAATGCCGTCTTTTTGCGTATTGCTTCACGGAGCACTAAAG GTGGAAAATATGGCAGCTCTTTGTATGTTGAACAACGAATGGTATGGATTTATATACTCTTGGGCGGATACTAAGAAGAAATCCAACTTAATGCTAACGGTATTAGAGCCAGGATCTGACGTTGTACCGTGGTTAGGCAATTTCAGCAATTTAGGCCCATTAGATACAGTCAAAAGCTCTCCAGTTAGTTTTCCAGTTAGACCAGCTGAAAAGAGAAGCTATACGCAAAATGCTCCTTCATGGATTCGCCAAGTTGGCTTACAATCtgatattcaaaaaatattgagacaTGCGAGAAAATTACCAGACAAGACACAGAACTTTTACAAG GAGGTAAACAGATTACGGCGTGCAGCAGCGTCTATAGGATTCATCGAGCTATTAGAAGGATTAGCGTGCATCTTAGAGCGAGAATGCACGTTACTACCACCGAATCTAAATCCCGACTGTACGATCCAAATGGGGCACGTTGCATCGATGATCAGAAAGCCGGAATTTCACGAGCTTAGATACAACATTCCACCCGAACGGACGAAATTTCAACCTGGATCATAA